TCTCCGCCGTTCAATGGGGATTCATGCTGAGGTGCTGATTTTTCAAGAGGGTAACTCTGGGATGTTAagttaaatgcaataaatttagagGATCCTAATTCATTAAATAATGTGAGAATGTTAATCTTATCTCAAAAAGCTAAATTTGGCCTTCAGTATATCAGATCTAAAAGCTGGACTATGACATGTTTGTGTAATAGATCAGAGAGTATGAGAAGATCTCTTCCGGAGGCCATTTCTAGCCTTTTCTTCCCCTCATTCGTAAAAATGGACCGTATTTACATAATCAATAAGTGCTCTTTAATCAGCCTACTCGGTCTTCCCCAAATTGGTACTTATTCAATAGGCTCAATTGCTACTATGCAGAGTTTTGGTGTACCTATAAGGCTCTCCGATCCATACATATGAGAAGAACTAACTGGAAATTTGTCTATATCGAAATCACTTAATAATAGTAAATACGGAAGAGAGCTACATAGAGAAGCTCAAGTTGCTATGTGACTTGTCCCTCCATTTCGAATTGTTCGATTCTCAATTAAATCGACAGACTTTGGGtacaagagaaaaaaggaatgcTCTAAAATCGAACAAGAACCGATAATTTGCTTGTTGAAATGCTCCGAGCACGCTGGGACCTCGATTATTTACGGGCATCACCATCAAACAAAAGCCCTCATTGAAGAATTGAAAGACATTCCTCTCGGGGAGAAAAAGAACTGCATACTGGATTACATTAGGAATCAGTGTTGTCATATGGACTACTACCCGCGGCTGTCTGCGGATTATTGCATCGTCCCCGAAATTGAGTAATGTGTAGATGCCACGGGCATCAAGCGAGGGCAAGCAATACGAGATGCGCTTTTTAGTCTCATCTGCATATTGCATAAAGATGGACTGCTTCCCCAAGTTCAAGCCAGATATTCCGGCtaattctctctcctttcccaacttgcaaaataattttgggataTGGGTGCTGTAAGTCCTAAAGCTTATtgtgaaagtgtaattgaatcttaaagttttgaaaaagtacaattaaatcataaaatttgtcaaattagtatAATCGAGTCCTTCCATTAATatcatcaatttatctaaaGGAAAGTGCTGCCGCCACTACCCATTACCAAAAGGGTTGGCTAGGGTCAACGACCCTAAAGTGGCAGTGGCAGCGATGATGGCGAAGAGAAAGGGGGTCGAGCGAGGCCTTGCTAGCCCAAGCAAGGGCCGACAACACTTGCCTAGACTGGGTTGAGTGTGCCAAGATATGGGCAACATCGACCCTCCTAGGGGTTGTCAACCATCGCCCACCCCAGGTGAGGCCTCACTAGGGCTAGCAAGgttcacccaaatctaggcgatGCCTCTCCGGCCCTCGCCTAAGGACAACATAGCTTGCCCAGATATGGGCGAACGTCAGTCCTCAACTGTGGTTGACAAGCCTCGGGGTCCTCAGGTGAGGCCTCGCTAGCTAGGCGAACCTTGCCCAGGCCTAGCGAAATTCACTATCCCTCGCTTGGGGCTGGCGAGGCCTCACTCGAGGCCCCCAAGGCTCAATGGCCACTCTTGACTAGGGGTGGCGACCTTCGCTAGCCACTTTGGCAATGGGCAACGATGGTGATAGCCGTTGATGAGTccctagctttttttttttcctttttttcagttttgttttttaaattattttttctttatgtagTTTTTAAATACtatttaaatgagatttaaaggaaaaagtaataaaaatgccacgtaagAGAGCgaaattagttttaaaatgccacgtcagcatttttcgtTAGATGAATTGATGATATTATCGGAAAGACTCAATTGTACAactttaataagttttaggactcaattacacttttcgaaagttttaggactcaattgtactttcacgACAAGTTTTATACCTCAATAGTTTTCTAGGCCACAACCAAACACGGTGTTCGAGAATCTTTTAAGAGATCTACCATCCTTAAAGATGAAGGTGTCTGATCCTATTTACCCCTTACTATATTCAGATCCAACATACCTCACATGCAAATTTTGTCCACACATAGCTTAGGAATATAGAGGGGATGATCACAAGGTAAGGATCGATATGATTGCGATTCACTTTTGCTGAAGTTTCCTGGCCTTATATTGAAGCACTGGGTACATCCTTCACATTGCATCCAGGTATATGGACTACCTATATCCACCATTAAGGTCGGAGCATAGAGACGTGTGCCAACTGACAAGGTGGTCGTGGTGTATTTTGGCCATGCTCAGCCGAATCCTTccaatttattaaattggaAGAAGCCATCGACTCAAGTCGGCATATATGGGCAAGATATATTTCGGAGATCCTTTCATATCTTTCTTTGAGGGTGAGGCTTTTTGGGAAGAGCGTGTTGTCAAATCTGTCTATAGGGATGAGCTTGATGCTGAAGCCATTGGATCCAGAGGACTGCGTGGCAATGAGAAAGCGAATGAGGAAATTCAGCAGAATTAGACGTGATGTTGTCATTATCCTTAGAGGTTTTTTGTGGAAGTGTTTGCATGTGCTTTAGAATGGATTTTATAAAGGTCCCTCTTGTTGCAGTAATCTTGCCTTTCTCCCTCGTAATAAATCATATCCAGACAAAATTTAATGCAGAAGCTCACGTGGACCTGGTAGAGATGTGTCGGATTTTCCTCTAGATATACAGAGTAAATGCAAAAGGTGCATGATATACATGCATTTAAAGTATCACCGAAAACTTAGCTAACCCGCAAGTTCTTAAAAACTATTCTGAAACATAGAACATAATTGACAATTTCACAGATTCTAGGTACTTATTGATTTAAAAGATGTGGCATTATTGTCAAGAAAAAAGCACGATAACATACATTTTCGTGTCGACAATAACACAAAGTTATAAAACACAACAACCTTGAACAACTAAAGTACAAACGAGCACGACTTGTTCCTATTGTTATCCACAACATATATATTTCTTACACCTGGTAATTATTCGAGCACTATACAGCTCGAACATTTACCTTCTCTAACTGCACCTCCTATTAATGTAATTGAGAAGTAATTGATACTTTATGATGTGGGACGTGATAATCTTCAAGTTGGGTTATTATTCTttgttttagaatttgaaattttaggtAGTTTTCTTAGAGACTTTATTTGTTATCTGATCAGGTTCTAAATTAATATACTCAgagattttctttactttttctgaTACTTTTCTCATTATCTACTTCTAGGAAATCTGCAGAACTTTTAGTTCATATTGGTATTATACTATTCTGTATATAATTCAGGACATTAACTCAGAAATAAAATCGAAAGCTTTTCTCCTTGCGCTCCGAGCATGTTGCAACTGTTTACTTGTGTGGCGAGTTGCGATTTCTGTTATCATACGTTTTTGCACCGCAGCAATTTCCAATCGATGTAATTGTTTTTCTATCTTACGCACATAATCCTATGGACAAGCAATTGGGTTACCCGTTAAATTGCATCGTTATACCGTCACTATTTCATTTCCAGTATTAAATTGGGAGTGTACCAACGTGAGTCGATGATCTTGGACGTGATTTTACAATACAATTCATAAATAACATGACTGTGAAGAAACTTTAGTCTGGCAGTCCACTTGAACTGGTTGCAAATTGAATGGATTGTTTCTTAGTCTAATCTACCCTTACATGTTTATTCATTGATCTTGTATTCGAGAACTAGTAGTTCGCCCTTTTAATCCTCCATGGCCCAGATAACTCAATTTTCTCCCATGAACTAagcttttaaagaaataaacttAATGAAAAGTTGTCTTTATTGGATCCATATCGCTAGCAAATCTAGAAGAGAAGTACACAGAGGACCTTGTACGTTGCTGTGTTTACTTTATTTCCTTGCTTGATGCGTTTGATTATCAATTGGACCGACAGATTTCGGGTCCAAAAGAGACCATTAATGCCGTAAAATCGAACAACTGCTGGGTCCTGGGTCTCGTATGGGCATCATCATCAAGCAGTTTGCATTAAGGAACTGAAAAACATTTCTCGCGGGGAGAAAAAGATTAGCTCTTTCGAAATGATATTTCCGATGAGGCATGCTGCAGCACAAATCCAGTTGACCCGGTCGAGGAGGGAGATAATGCCAAGTATATTCCCTACGGAAATATTCGATTATTTCCTCAATTAATTTACCACACGCAGCTCAAACAAGAGCTGTATGAGGAATTCCTGAGTCCAAAATATCTGCCTGTGTGGTTCGGTCTCATCCGAAAAACTGAAGGCTCTATAGCTAGGCGCTTCCTGTTGACACTAATATCGATTGTTGTAACCGCATACCAAGTTATGTTAGGAATCAATCTTGTCGTCATGATCCCAGGTTGTCTTCCCATTTGCGGGTCATCCTCGAAATGGAGATATGTGAAAGCACCGTGGTTGTCAAGCGAAGGCAAGCAATATGATATGCGGTTCTTAGTCTCATTAACATATTGCATTAAAACAGACCGCGGTCCTAATCCCAAGCCAAATATCCTAGCTATATTGTTGTGTTGTCTGCTCTTTTCCCAACCCAACTTGCAATTGTCTAGGCTGCAACCAAACACAGTGTGGAATTTCTTTTAGGGGATCCCCTATCATTAAAGATGAAGGTGTCTGATCCGACCTGCCCCTTACTATAGCAATCGCCAATTCTAGGTCCAAAATACGTTTGGTCATACATGCAAATGTTGTTTTCACATAGATGAGAAACACAAAGGGGATCAATACAAGGTAAGAGCCAGTATGATTTCGGTTGGCTCTTATTGAAATGACCTTGCCTATTAAAGAAGCAACGGCTGCATCCTTTGCATTGCATCCATGTATCCACAGTACCCGTATCCACCACCAAGTTCAGAAAATATGGACGTGTGCCAACTCACGGGGTGGTTAACTAATAATTGAGACTGCCTTTAACAGCCGAAGGTTATAGCGCATTGGGGTTTTGTTTCATTGACTCATTTCGATCCATTGAAGTTGCGAAAACCATGGATTCGAGTTGGTACACATGAGCTCGAGATATCTCAAAGATTCTttggtctctttttttttttttttttttttaggggtgaGATTCTTAGAAAAGAGTTTTGTGTCAAATTGGTCTGTTGGGATGAATTTGATACCGAAACCATCGGTCTCAAAAGGCCTGGAGGTGATGAGAAACCCAATGAAGAAAGCCCGTAGAGTTAGAAGTGACGTTGCCATTGCTCCTGAGTTTTTTTGGTTGTGGTGTTCGCATGTGCTTCGGATTGATCTTATAAGAACCCTTCCGTGGTGCTAtaattcttcctttcttcctccaaATAAATTAAGTTGACCAGAAATTACATGTACGGCTCATTTATAAATGGTAGAGATATATGGGATTTCCCCCTAATTGATACACTCCAAAAATAAAGACAATTACATTAATTAagatctcatttttcaaaggtCAACTCATCTTGgaccgaagaaaaaaaaagtatccaGTGCATGGTGTCAAGTTCTTAGAGTGATAAAACATAATTACATTGCATAACTAAAATACAAACAAGTATCggtttttttcttcataaaaaaatataaactctGCAAGTTATATCGTAACAAATCCTTCCTAGCCTTCCACTGAATTCTAAATAGATCTTTCTATCTCTTCCTTTTCAAAGGCCTctcataattaaaattaatagaaaaaattaaatcttGACATCAACACAATTGATTAGgacattgaaggattttcatgTCAGTAAATAAACATATCAGTTCGAATCTCACCAATTGTACGCATACTACTTTGGGTCACGTCCTCCTACATAGTTTAAAAGTTTGGACTTAACCAGTTCATCAGACTTGTAAGGTGATTCATGAGCTTCCAAGTAACTGGATCTCCCTAGCCTTGCCcctaaattatccaaaaaaaataaaaaaaattacatgaataaaaagggaaaatgatattagaaatgtcaaaagttatgtacgACGCTTTCTTTAATATCAAAAGTTTTCGCTAACTCATTTAAGTattaaattagagaaaaaaaacaatcccTTAGGTTCCTCTGGGAAGAAATTCTAGCTAAATTGGTCACGAGGCCACTATAATTAGAATCTTTTACTAACTTGccatattttaaaaagaaaagaaaatctagtcCAAGTGGACGTCCAAAATGATGTTGCACAATCCTGCATGGCTTGATCAAGCAAAATGATGTTGCACCACATCTTGGCAAATTGACATCACATCGGAAGGATCAAATAGAGCTGGGATCATTGTTGTTTAGGCCTATGAACTCCTTCTCATCGTTCACTTACCATGGCTTGTCGTCATCGCTCGCATGCCATCTCTATAACTCTCACTCATTCAAGTTTGTCATCTTCTCTACCTAGCTTAATTGGCAAGAACAATTAGGGCTTGGATGGCAAAATTAGAGCTCGGATTAAGGTTCTTGGTGCAACCGTGGGGACGACGGTAGTAAATAAGGAATCACAAAATAGTGAAATTGTGATCATGGGGACCTCAAATTGTTTAATCAATTCGGTGTTATCTTTGTTACTTTCCTTCCACTAAATGACGATCACTAAGTACTCTTTAATCAATTAGTCATGATCGTGGGGACCTTCATGTGAAATTGTTGTCATTTCTGCATTGTGCTCctaaaagtaaatttattttcatccTTGGGTGCAACGTCAGCATGAGAGGCAATCTTGCAACCATCATTGTTTGCCATAGTGGGGAATCTGTTATTGGCGCCAAGAAGTAGGTTTATGCTGATGGAAACAAAGCTATTGTCTTCTTCGACGTAAGAGGGCATCGAATATTGATCCGaaagaaatttttggaattaaagtAGATATTAtatacaacttttggcacttctagtgttcTTCTCCCTAAATAAAAAGACAATATGAGTCGAGAAAAAATGAGTTTAATAGTAcagccccgtttggttcaactttggggaaatggctttgcatttccccatGTATCTTTGAGAGAATGAGCATTTTGGAAAGGGAAGTGTGCTTGGAAACCAATGTTTTGTGTATGTCTTGCAAAGctatttcaaagtaaaaagaaaaatgaaaaaaagaaaagaaaagggaggaggagatgcagctAGGTGATCGTGGGGGTGCAGCTAGTGGTTGTGGCGCTAGTGGTGGCAAGGAGGCAGTGGCGGTGGCGGGGAGCAGCTCGCCCGAGGTCGCCTCGGCGACGCCCTAGGTGGTGCCACCTAGCCACCTAGGTCGCGCCAACCTCAAGCGACACCCTAAGTTGCGCAACCAGGCGTCGCCCGGTCGCGCAACCTAGGGCGTCGCCTAGGTCGCGCAGCCACGGCGGCGTTGCCCGAGGTCTAGCGACTCGAGCAACACCGCCCGAAGTCGAGTGACCCCGGGTGACACCgccgaggccgcgcgacctcgaGACCGCGGCATCTCCCGGGTCACTCGACCTCAAGCGTGACCTAGGGCGTCGCTGAGGTCACATGGCCTCGGGCGACGTCGCCTGAGGTCGAGCGACCCAGGCGATGCCCGACCTCAGGCCACCTCGCCTAAGGTTGTGTGACCTCAAGCGAGGCATCTCGGCAGCCCGCTTGCAGTTGAGCGCCACCAACCGCGAAACTCGGCCGACTCTCAGGCGAGGGAAGAAGAACTGAACAGGGAAGAATATGGTGGGGAAGAAGAATGAACAGTTACTCttggcattttggaaatgccaAAGCTGAAAGCAGCCCTACCCcagcattgggctttcagcatttggaatgccCACATTCCACCAAAGAACATTCAAAAGTTTtgccaaacacaaaaatttTCCCCCATAGGGCTTTCGGGCCCAAAGCCCCTCgggaaagtccaaccaaacggggcctacATATATAGGTTCCAAACTAAATTGATTCTTGGTTAGTGTTTCCATTCAAGCCTTAATTACAAAAAGTTGTGTAATACATGTTTGTTTGATTACAATGGGTAGTATTAGGGAAGATGAAATCACATAATTAGAGAACTACTATCATTCTTAAATTGCCTTGTCGAATGACATATCATTCGTAAATACTCGATTAGGCATGTTCCATTTCCTTCCAATTTACTTCAACTTTTCATCCCAAATTTGGGGAGTACATAACGGTTAGGATTGCAAGATAGCTTGCACTCACTGGTACTCTCAGAAAGCCTCTTAACATGGCATATCATTCGCCATTCTTATACAGCACCAGATCCTAGTAGTCTTTTGTTCATCACGAAAACATGAGCAGTCCAAAAAATGCAGCAGTTCCCTCTATTTTGATGTgctctctgcttctttctcttggGTCACAGAGAAATCTTGAGTCCTGGAAACAAAGCTCATACTTGTAGCGAACGATTCATCATTGGTGGCACCATTGTTATTAGGCCCAGCTCTGAGAAGCATCTCCTCATCCCCAGGCACATTGTTCTTGTACTCGTACCAATTGGCCCAGAACAAGTAATTCACAAAGTTGACCACACTTAGGATGGCCAGGAACCAATAGAACCGCTCCGCATGGTTCGCGTTCAAGTCCCTCCCTTGTAGCCATCCTCCCTTGCTCTTGCCCTTGCCCAACCTCTCGGTCACCGTGTCGATGAGCCCGATGAACGCGGAGCTCAGGTAGTACCCGATCGACAGAGAGAGCCAGGAGAAGGAGGTCGAGAGCGACCTCATGCCCAGGGGGGCCTCTCTGTAGAAGAACTCCATCAGGCCCACCAGCGTGAACATGTCGGCGATCCCGAAGACCGCGTAGTGGAAGGAGAGCCAGAAGAGGCTGATTTTGTAGTTATGTCGGAGGAGCTCCTGCTTCCTCTTGATCTCCACGAGCCCGGCGATGCCCATCGAGATGGCCGAGAGGACAAGCCCGACCCCGACCCTCTGGAGGTGAGTGATCCCATTCGGGTGGCCCGTGAACCTCCGGATGAAGGGGACAAAGGCGAACTCGTAGACGGGGATGAGAACGGACATGAAGACTAGAGGGATGACCGGGATCGAGGCCGGAGGGACTTGGAAGTGGCCGAGGTTTGTGTCCATGAGGGTGCCTTGTTGGACCGAGAGGGTCTGTAATTGGGCCAAGCATGTGTTCATGAGAATGGTGCTTAGGAGGATTGGCATCATCCTGGTCAGGATCTTGACTTCCTCCACTTGGGTCACTGTGCACACCTTCCATTTTGCCGGGTCTGTGCCCTTAGGGAGGATTGCTGCTTTGTCTAAAAACCTGATCATTCACAAATTTTACACATACTAATGTAAGAAAGAGCAATTAATCATGAAACGATAAAATCGATCTTAGAGGTTTTCATGGCCAGATTAGAACGATACAATTTATGTCGTGTCGTCGTGTCAGTGTTTGTGACTTCTGTCATCGTGTATCAATATTCATGTCGGTTTGTATCCAATTGAATCCATGCTCGTATCGTGGGTTGGAGCGTTAGAGAGGACGAACCCGAATTGAGAAGTGTGGGGGGATGAGCTCTCCTCTCTGGCGGACCTATGATCCCGCACTTCGTACAGTTCTTCCGCGGTCTGTGGCACCTCCGCTCTCCAGTTCTTCACCGCGACCACTAAAACCTGCGCAAGGGTTTCAACAGTTTCCAATGAAACATCGTTTCTACGCTGCAATCTTGTTGTCTTTTTTCACACACCAGGAAACATAAACCATCCCATACGTATGTTCGATTGGAAAGGTGAGGCATTGGCATACCCTTAGGTAGCAACCAGCTTAAATGTTTTACACCAAAGTTATGCAGTGGATCTAGCCGATGACGGtctagaaaaatataaatatgctgGATCACTCAACTCCCGTGCAACTTGATAAATTTAGTAAATCACAATTCAAATTATTCACGAGGGAATTCGAGCAATGCCTTGCCTTTGACTTATACAATGACGCCCTTAGTCTTTGATTAGCCCACTTGACACTAGAAGTACAGGAGCGCacgctgagagagagagagagagagagagagagagagagagagaggcctacCTGAAGGACCCTCAAGAGCGGGCTCTCTCCGGGCACACGGACCCTGTAAAACCTCTTCCCCAAGGCCAGGAACACGAGCCCCAAAAAGGCGCAACAGAGTGAGACCGCAAACCCGACATCCCATCTCTTCTCCGTGCTCAAATACACCACGAAGGTCACTCCGAGGGTGGCTCCGATGGTGATGCTGAGCAAGAACCAGTTGAAGAAACTGGCAATGTCCTTCCTTTCCTTCGGATTGCGGTGGTCGAACTGGTCTGCCCCAAGTGCAGGGATCGAGCCTCTTATGCCTCCTCCTCCAAGGCCCAGAAGGCATATcgacatgtacatcaagagagCCTTTGAGCCATGAACGCACGTGGATTCTGCACATGGTGCGGGTTGGAGGTTCTTGTAGTGGGATTGGATGATCACCAACAGATATCCCTGGAAAAAATTGGAATTCGATGACTTaggaaaggaaaatactttCATGCAGTACAAAGTTCAACTTAACATTCTTGATGACTAAATTAGTTCCTATGCAGCAAGTTAATCGACTGAAACTCAGCTAGACTTGATCTGAGCAGATTAAGTGGGACTCGCTCATCGAAATGGGTTTGTTTGTTCTGGTTTTCTTAAGATAAATTCATATAGCTGCACTCAATTTAGGTAAGTCTTCGGCCTTACTTCTTGTTAACTGAGATTGTGTTGAGTATGTACGGGTGTGGAAAAGTTACCATCAGCTCAATCGCACCGAAGACGAGGGCGGTGTTGAGACGAGTCATGTAGGTGTCGGAGATGAACCCTCCGACAAGGGTCAGCAAGAACGTGGTGCCAAGATAGTTGGTTGTGGTGGTGGAGGATCCAGAGAGGTCGAACTTCATGACGAACATGAAGTACAAAACCAGGCTTGCCATGCTAGCCACGAAGCCGATGTTGTCCAGGAACATCATGGCTGCAACAAATCAATGTTTGAGAGTTGTGTTGCCTGTGATGCATTGCAGACTTGAATATTCAATGATCATCACTTGCAAATTAACTTACCAAATAAGAAATAGGTGGCCTTGAATCCACCTTGCCCTGAATTCTTCACGGGTTGGTAAACCAGTTCCTTGGCCCCTGGCAACTCTTCATCCAACCCCTGCACATATTGTTGCAACGTATCCAAAATAAGGAATGCCGACAGGACTTccaattatttttgtaattggACCTAACAATTTTGGTTGTTTATACGAATTATTTTGGCCACGAAATCGGCCTGACTCTCTTTAACCTTATCTTTGCTCAACCCATCATCTAGACCTGCGAGGTATCCTACATGATTTAGTGATCGTGATGAATTGGGCGCACAAGCATGCGGCTCACCCAAATATGGCTCACCAAGGTAGCATACACAATGATTTCGACATGATTTTGCAATTCGATATGATAAATAATGCATCATTGAATTGTAAAGTAGAAATCTGTTGTCTCGTCCCTCTAATGCATATAATAAAGGTAGATTACCATGATCCAAGAATATACTTGAAGCGAGCTTTGCTAACGAGGTGAGAATTGGTATAGGAGTGAGATATCAAATGAAGGGCCCTTCATATATAATGACAGAAATGTGTGTGGACGATTTAAAACAATGAGGAAAAGTAACACCACG
This region of Eucalyptus grandis isolate ANBG69807.140 chromosome 8, ASM1654582v1, whole genome shotgun sequence genomic DNA includes:
- the LOC104415315 gene encoding protein NRT1/ PTR FAMILY 4.5, whose product is MGLDEELPGAKELVYQPVKNSGQGGFKATYFLFAMMFLDNIGFVASMASLVLYFMFVMKFDLSGSSTTTTNYLGTTFLLTLVGGFISDTYMTRLNTALVFGAIELMGYLLVIIQSHYKNLQPAPCAESTCVHGSKALLMYMSICLLGLGGGGIRGSIPALGADQFDHRNPKERKDIASFFNWFLLSITIGATLGVTFVVYLSTEKRWDVGFAVSLCCAFLGLVFLALGKRFYRVRVPGESPLLRVLQVLVVAVKNWRAEVPQTAEELYEVRDHRSAREESSSPHTSQFGFLDKAAILPKGTDPAKWKVCTVTQVEEVKILTRMMPILLSTILMNTCLAQLQTLSVQQGTLMDTNLGHFQVPPASIPVIPLVFMSVLIPVYEFAFVPFIRRFTGHPNGITHLQRVGVGLVLSAISMGIAGLVEIKRKQELLRHNYKISLFWLSFHYAVFGIADMFTLVGLMEFFYREAPLGMRSLSTSFSWLSLSIGYYLSSAFIGLIDTVTERLGKGKSKGGWLQGRDLNANHAERFYWFLAILSVVNFVNYLFWANWYEYKNNVPGDEEMLLRAGPNNNGATNDESFATSMSFVSRTQDFSVTQEKEAESTSK